One genomic window of Clostridiisalibacter paucivorans DSM 22131 includes the following:
- a CDS encoding YkuS family protein produces the protein MNEKIFLDSSVEHIKPSLQSLGYDVTIDPKDIKYATVAIYMADGYNTNFHSTFSNMTSGIDMNNNSHTFLINAKEKSLDDILFMIKNRCYSSLF, from the coding sequence ATGAATGAAAAAATCTTTTTAGATTCTTCTGTTGAACATATTAAACCAAGTTTACAAAGTTTAGGTTATGATGTTACTATTGACCCAAAAGATATAAAATATGCTACTGTTGCTATATATATGGCCGATGGATATAATACAAACTTCCATAGTACATTTTCAAATATGACTTCTGGTATAGACATGAATAATAACTCCCATACATTTTTAATAAATGCCAAGGAAAAATCCTTAGACGATATACTCTTTATGATAAAGAATAGATGCTATAGTTCTTTATTCTAA